In Vicinamibacterales bacterium, the sequence GGCCGGAACCGTTGGACCCGATTGTGGTGAACGGCCTGACAGAAGAGTTTGTCATCGACTACACACCGGAACTCAAACAGCAGGCGATGGAAATTCTGAGCGATTATCGAATAGGTGGTCTTTATGTGCCGCCGCTTCCTTACCCACACGGCCACGAATATCGCAATGTCATCGGATGTCTAGGTGGAGTGAATATCTACCATCCGCCTGTTGCAGATTCCACTACGGGAGTGATGTACGCGTCGCACAATCGAAGTTGCAGTGCGCCTTCGTTTCTCGTGCCGACGAACGGGGTAGACGAGGAGCGCGGGTTACCCGGGCAATCTCCGGAAGCGTGGAGGGGACGTGAGCGGCACACTGCCACCACGGGAACGACGGTGGCAGCGTGGGCTCCCGGGGGACCCCGTGAGTTCCTGCCGATGATTGACGGACTCCCGGTTTATAAGCCACTCTACCAGGCGCTCGCGGCCTACGACATGAACACCGGCGAAAAGCTTTGGGACATTCCGGTCGGCCCGACGCCTGAGCGACTGGCGAACAACCCACTTTTGTCTGGTGTCGACCTTTCGAACACGGGAGGTACTGGGTATTCCATCCAAATGGTGATCGGCGATCTCTTGGTCCAAACGACGGAGGACCTGCGCGGGGCGACTGAGATGAACGCGAATGGTCGACCACTACTGCATGCCCGGAACAAACACACTGGGCAGCTGCTTGCGAGCCTCGAAATTCCAATTCCTGGCCAGTACGGGATGATGTCCTACATGCACCAAGATAAGCAGTACATCCTGATGCAGGCGGGGAGTTGGCGACAGGGAGAACCGAGTTCTTTGGTGGCACTGGCGCTACCGTAAGCACACGCACGGAACCGTCGCCAGGTTGGCGGCAGACTGTTCGCTTGTTGGAAACACCGAAATCGACGGCGGAGGAGTGTGATGGCCGGTCGCCACGCGATTCTAGTCTCAACGCTTGCGCTTATTTGGGCCAGCTGTGGTGGTGGGGTAGCTTCCAGTCCAACGCTCACCACGCCAAGTTCCACGTCCTCTTCCACCACCGCATGGCGCGGCATTGTCATTGCTGACGAGAACCGGTGCTCTCCATACACTCCGGAGGATTACAGCTATTCGCAATCGGTGGAAGATGACATCATCGCTCGACTGGGTGGCATCTACAGTCCCTACACGGCGGAATGCTTTGGGGGTAAGACCCTAACCGATATTGAGCATATGGTGGCGCGTTCAGAAGCTCATGACAGCGGACTCTGCGCAGCCGACGATGGAATCCGGAGCAGTTTTGGCAGCGACCTCGACAACTTGACGCTGGCAAGTCCGTCCGTGAACCGTTACCAAAAGGGCGCCAAGGATGCGGCCGACTGGCTTCCTACCAATAACCGATGCTGGTTTGCCGCGACGATCGTTAAGGTGCGACTCAAATACGGCTTGACCATCGATAGCCTCGAAGCCGCCGCGCTTGAAGAGGTGCTGACCAGCTGCACTTCTCTGGAGCTTGAGCGGCCTGTGTGCGCTAGCGGCACTTAGCCTGCTCAATTTTCGTGCTTGTATACCTGCCCTGCCTTCATCACGAAGTCCACATTGAGAAGCTCGGAAATGTTCTCGAGGGGGCTCGCGGATACCGCGATGACGTCTGCGAGTTTCCCTGGTTCTAGGGTGCCGAGATGATCACTCTGGCCCAGTAACGCCGACGCGTTCACCGTGGCCGTCACGATCGCCTCCATTTCGGACAGCCCAATATCGACATACCATTCAAGCTCGCGGGCGTTCCGGCCGTGCGGAACGACACCGGCATCACTCCCTGACGCAATCTTCACGCCCGCGGCGAATGCTTCGGCAACCCGTCTGGGATGCTCTACGAGTGAACGTTCCAGCCGCATTCGTGTCGCGGGGTCACGCCTGTCAAGCCCGTTCCGAATCATGTCTTTGACCATGAGTGTCGGTACTATGTATCCGCCCGATTCGAGTAAGAGCTGGTAAGAGGTGTCGTTGAGCCAGGAGGCGTGTTCAATCGAATCCACCCCGGCCTGAAGAGCCAGATTGATACCCGCGGTTGTATGCGCATGGGCCGCCACTCTTAATTCCCTGGTCTTGGCTGTGTTCACGACCGCCTGCAGTTCATCGAGCAGGAAAACCGCTGGAGCCAGTTCATGCGCGCAAGGCTGCGACCCACTACAGGTAGCGTAGACCTTGATGAAGTCGGCCCCCATTGCAATTTGACGACGGACGGCTTGCCGGCACGAGTCCGCGCTGTAACAAGAGCCGGAACTGCCATCAGTGCCAATCCTGATGGTGTGCCCGGCCACGTAGAGACGCGGCCCTACGAGGTCGCCAGTTTCGATGCCGTCTCGGAGCGCAAAAATTGACCATCCGGACGACCCGGGATTTCGCACAGTCGTGTATCCGGCATACAAAGTCTTACGAGCGTTCCGAATGCCGAGGTTCATGCTATAGACGTCTCGTCCCGCCCCTACTCCAGGCAGCGAGGTGCCTCGCTCAGAAGTCAGGTGTACGTGCATGTCGATCAGGCCGGGAAGGACAAAGTATTCCCGTAGGTCGATGGTTTCTGCATTGTCGAGTGCGAGTGACTCAGGGGTCGCAAAGCCGGACACGATGCGGTCGATCCGGTCATTGTTAATGATGAGGGTTTGATTTCTCGCAGGAGGCTGTCCGGGAGAGGACAGTAGGGTGCCGGCGTGGATAACGTGCCAGCGACCGGAAACCTCCTGTCCCCATGAGGCGCTTGCGACCAGTAGGCTGACCAAGCCGAACACCGCCAAACTGTGACGTTTCATCATGCTTTCCCCCAGCGGTAGATTTTAGATTCCTGGCCGTAAAATGGCCACAACAGGTTCCGTCTGCTTACGTCTGTACAACACGACACGTTCGATAGGCAAGGATTCGTTTATCTTCACTTCCGTTGAATCTGCTCTGGGCCAGCGGTAGGATCAGTCGCTATGAAAGCGGACCAACCCAGTGCCACGGCTATTTTTGTTGCCAATGGAGTGTGGTGGGTGAGTAACCACCCATCACTCAAGGTGGAAGTGCCTGCGCTTTTGGGAGAGCTGAACCTCCAAATGGTCGAGCATGTGAATAGAGGCGTCGACTACAGACTGGGCAGGGCACTTCTTCAGGTCAAAGTTGGTCTGATGCAAGCCGTGGTGATGCGAGGTTTCTATCTGCACTTTGTTCTCAGAAAACGCAGCATAGAAAATTATGTGCGACAAGCAGTGCAGCAGCATGCTCATCAACTCATCGTGATTGGGGCTGGGTTTGACACGCTCAGTTTGCGAATGGCGCGTGAACATCCCGAGTTACGCATTATTGAAATCGATCACCCCGCCACTCAAGCCTGGAAGCGAAACGCCTTGGAGAAGGTAATAGCCGGGCATAGCAACGTTCACTTGCTCCCACTGGACCTCACGCAACAGACTCTGCAGCAACTGCTCGTGAGTAATGAGCACTATCAGCCTGGCGTGAACACCGTCTTTGTTGCTGAGGGTCTCACGATGTATCTCAGCAGCAAGGAAGTGCGGGAAATTCTCGCCTTCATCAAAGAGACCAGTGCGCCGGGGTCGAGGTTTATTTTCACTTACATGGAAGAACGCCGCCGCGATGATTTTCAATTCAAGTTCGCGTCGCGGTTGGTCGATGTCTGGCTGGCCATGAAAGGCGAACAGTTCACCTGGGGGCTCGGAGATGGTCAACTGGAACCGTTTCTCGAGCAATCAGACTTCCACCTCTTGCACTGCGCCACGCACAACGAATTACGAGAAGAGTTGCTTTCACCCGCTAATCGACAGGCCCGTTTGGCCGTGGGTGAAAACATCGCCGTCGCTCAGTGGAACCAGTGAGTCCGGCGGTGAAGTATCGGATTTGAACCCCCGTCAGGGCCGAGATAGACTCTGGCTGCTTAGCACTACCGCCGTATGAGGCCGGAGCGGAGTGGTCAGGTGAACCGCTCCGCAGCGTTCGTTCGAGGATTAAACTCGCGGTCTTTTGAGAGCTTTATTGCACGACCAGGCGGATCATCCCGTCGCGCTTGTTTAACAGAAAGACCCTGGATTCGGGCCCGACACCGAGGCGTAGGTCAGCGCGAGTTGCCACCTCCTGGCCTTCCGCCGTGTTTTTCTCCTGAATCATCTGCAGCAGCGTTCTTGGTCCCTCGCCGTTGTTGAACAGAATGCGCTGAATGGCTCCTTGGCCGCCGGTAGGGAGGTCGTCGGCGGAAAAAGCAAAGACCTCGCCGCTCGGGTTATCGCCGAAGAGGACCAGGTTGGCGAGCTGGGGAATTGCGGATGAGCGATAGACATGCACCCCGGTTGCGGCAGAACTGCGCTGGAGCAGGGGGTCGAGTTGCCCGTACTCGACCACGGGATACGCCATCTGAGGGTCTCCGCGCTGGTTCGTCAGGCTTACTGCGCGACGGCTAATAAACGCAAAGCTCCCTTCCCAGGCGTTCCAACCGAGATTTCCGCCAGACGTCACGAGGCTAACTTCCTCAACAATGTTCTGGCCGATGTCGGCAACAAACATGTTGCCGGTATTCGGGTCCCAGGCAAAACGTTGGGGGTTCCGTAGGCCCAAGGCATACACCTCGCCAAGTGTGTTTGGGTTGCCATCGTTTGCAAACGGATTCGTGGAGGGAATGCCGTAGTGGCCGTTGGTACTGTTGGAGCCCAGCGGGTCAAGACGCAGAATCTTGCCAAAGGCGGAGCTTAAATCCTGTGAGAGATTCAGGGGGTCGCCACCGCTACCGCCGTCAGCCGCACCCATGTAAAGCAATCCAAAATCTTGATCACTAGGCGACAAAACCGGGTCAAAGGCGAGGTGGCCGCCGTTGTGGTTGCGAAAGGGTTGTTCAAACCTGACCAGCTCACGTGGCTGGCCGCCATCGTAGGTCACGGCTTCAGGATCCTCAGCGGTCCACTCGAGTAACACGGTATCGTGCGTGTTACCGCCGCCGCCTGATGTGAAATCGGCCGGTGGTTGAGTGTCACTGGTGTCCGTGAGGGTGTAGAGCTTTCCGAACCCGGGGGTGTCAGTCTCATTAAACTGTGGATGGAACGCGAAGCTTTGAAAACCTTGTTCATTACGAGAGGCTTCGACGTTCACAGCCCAGCGCGGGGCGTGTAGGTCGAGATACAGGGTGACGGTGTTGCCGTCATAGCTAACACTGTAGAGCAGTCCGCGCATGTCATTGACGAACAGACGGCCGGTGCTCGGCTCATCGACCAGCAGCATCATCCGCGCTGCCTCCCTATCACTATTCGGGATCGTCGCGAACTCCACAAGACCGACTTCAATAGCGGGGTGTCCCTCGGTGATCGGTATCGCGTACGGGTCGTTGGTTGTTTGGGCGGAGGTGCAAGTGGCGATCAACACTGCAGCCAGTAACGTCGGTATCTGTCGCATCATGGCGTATCCTTTTCGGCCGATGTGCTCAAAACATGTAAAGGGGGTCATGGCGCATTCAGAAACGCCCTGATTTTATCAAAGGCACGGTCCTGTTCACACCGAAACGATTGGTGGCCGCACCCGTTATTAAAGACCAGCGTTTGTGAGTTGGTTAAGTTCGCGAACTCCAAGGCAGGGCCCGGGGTCACCATGTGGTCCTGGGTCCCGACCACCACGAGCATCTCTGCGGTCACAGCATCTGCTGTCAGTGCCCAGTCGCCATTGAAGGAGGTTGAAATGTCGTGTCCAATCATTGCGTGGAGTTGGGCGACCCGGTCATGAATGGCGAGGCTCATGCCCCCCGCACGCCCGTCTGCGATTAACGTGGCCCCCTGGTCGTGGGGGTCTTGTCGCGCATGAAAATCTGGGGAGTAAAGTGCCAGTTGGCTGATCATGCCGGCCAGTTCACGTGCGGTCGCTTCATTACAATCACAATCGAGGGCTTGTTCCAGCGCGGTTAACTCGGCTGTCCATAACAGCAAGTCGTAGGAGGCTAAACGTGGGGAGCCAACAATGGGCACGGCTCGCTCCATGAAATCTGGGTAGGTTGTCACCCATTCGTAAGTTTGCATGCCGCCCATGGAAATCCCCATGACCGCATGCAGATGGGTAATGCCAAGCACTTCGGTCAGTAATTGGTGTTGAGAATGCACCATGTCCCCGATGCTGACTTGTGGAAACTCCTGTTGCGCTTGGTGCGCACTCGTGGACGGGGATATCGAGACCCCGTTGGCCATGGCGTCAACAGCAATGAGAAAAAACCGCGAGGTATCGACGGCACCAACTGCATCGCTTGAGAAGAGGTCCTCGGTGTTACCGGTGAACCAGGTGGGAAACAAAATGGCGTTCGTGCGGTCGGCGTTCAAGGTGCCGGCAGTTCGGTAGGCAAGCGTAGCATCCTGAATGACCTCGCCGTTTTCGAGGGAAAAGTCTCCCAGGTTGGCAATCTGGAGCGGGGGAGTGTCGGCTGCATGCAGCGTAATCGAAAAGAGTAAACAGAGTAGCGTGAGTACAGAAGGCATAGTGGGGCGCTTTCTTTCGTCAGAAGGTTGCAGATGTGGACCGCGTTAATCCTCATACACGTAACGGTAGCGATTACGGGAACATTTTGGACGCTTCTGTCTTACTGACGCAAACTTTTTCTCCATTGCTCCATGGCTTCGATTCTGTAGTTGAGTTCCCCGGAGACCCCCCGAAGTTCCTCAATGCGTTGATAGGGTCTGTAAAGCAAGAACGTGATGACGACTGACCAAGAAAGAAAGCCCCAAATCAATACTTCAGTTAGCTCCGACCATTCCATGTGAGCTCCAGTTAGAGGATGTTGGTGCTAAGTAGTGTGCACAACACACGCATCTGAGTTCCTCGACCTAGGGCACGCGCTCGGAGTAGTTCACGCCCATATAGAGCCGCCTGACGTTTCCATCGGCGTCGAGTTCGAAGCGCGCCAACTCGCCATGTGGACCGCCACCGGTGCCTTCGATTTTGAAGGTGTGTTCACCGAGTGGCCGGAGTGTCGACTTGCCAGTTAGCGGGTCGTCGCTACGCGGTGAGATGACGACCAGTTCCTCGTTGAGGACCATGACCTGTCGCTCGCCCCCGCGCGATCGATACACGCCGACATACTGCGTCCATGAGGGGTCGGCTGTCGCTGGTGGTGTCGGGCTCGCCGTGGCGCGCACGATAGCCGGGGCAAGCCACTCGAACGCTTTGTTCACGTAGCGACCCGGGTTACCGTCACCGCCGTTCGTGAACACGACGACACCGACGTTCTCCGTCGGGCTCAACTGCGTGCTCGTGCGGTTACCTGGATAGGAGCCGCCATGGCCGATGAGGTCGCGGTCCTCCCGGTGGGAAATGGAAAATCCCCAGCCGTTGCCGCCCCGCCAATTCTCTCTCAGCCAGTGGACACGTTGCATCTCGCGCAGCGTGTTAGCGCGAAGTACCTCTGTGGTGGGTTCTGCGCGAAGCCGCATCTGCCATGAGAGAAACCTCAGCATGTCGTTGACGCTCGACGAAAGCCCTGTCGCCGGGTCGAAGGAGCGGGCATCAACGAACGGCATTACATCCCGTGGTTTGTCAGGCCAGCGTCGCCCATAGCCTGTGACCAGGCGCGCCCGGTGTGCCGCACTTGGCACACCCACACTCGAAGAGGTCATGCCCAATGGCGCCATGATCTCGGTTTCCACATACTCCTCGTACTCACGTCCGGAGACGGTCTCCACGATCGCGCCCGCCAGGGAGAGGCCCAGGTTTGAGTATTTCCAAACCGTCGCAGATGGGTAGGCCGTCTGCTGTTGTGAGACGGTCTCGCGCAGGTCTTCACCAGTGGGAAATTCGAACTCCGTCCAGGACGGATGGTCGGACTCGCGCGGCAAGCCGGCCGAATGGGTCAAGAGATTCCAGACCCGGATTGGCTCGGCCTCGGGATAGGGATTCTGTATGTCGAACCACGGCAAATGGTCAGTGATCGGGTCGTCAAGCCGTAGTTTCCCGGCGTCGCGCAACTGCAGGATGGCGATGCTGGTGAACAGCTTCGAGTGCGACGCGATGCGAAAGATTGAGTCGACCTGCATTGGCAAGTTGCGCTCAACATCCGCCTGACCGTATGCCTGGGACCAGACCACCTCCTGGTCGTGCACAACGCCAATAACGAGACCAGGCAGAGAGATCTCCTTCATCTGCGCCTGAATCCAGACGTCCATAACCTTAATCTGCGAAGCCACCTCGGGATGGTCGGCCACCTCTTGGGCAGTGGCCGAGGCACTACAGAGGCAGGCGACGACGGCGACGAGCGACATCAGTTGTTTCATCACAGCTCTCCGATTCGGAATTACTGGGGGTTCGCTTCAAAAAGTGTTCTACCAGTCGTGTCAGACAGTGTCAGATTCGGGCCACCCACATCATGAAGTCTGATTCTAAGTTGTTCGGTTCCGGAGGTGTCAAAGAACGAAACGTTCGCTCCTTGTTCACTTGTCCCGAGACTCAATCGAGAGTTCCCGTTGCCATTATAGAAGACCAGATGTGCGCCAGAGTTGTTGGTAGATTGCTCGCCTTCGTCTTCCTGAATCGTGCTCTCCCAGCTCTGGAGACGGGTGTAGAGTTTCCCATCGACCCCATAAATATGGAGACCGGTGGCGTCGAGCACCCGGCTGGCTTGCAGGGCTGACGTCACAACTGCGCCCGTGGCGGCCGCCAGTATTACGCCGGTCAGGATGACAATCGTGTAACGGCTAGTCATCTCTCCTCCTCGCATCTGCGTTCAGAGCACCTACGGTGATTCGTATGTGCGACATTTTGGCACAAAGTGCCACATGCCTCACCCCACGTTGAACCGTTTCCCAGCCAGCGATAGAATTTGGCCTGCCAAGACCATCGGTAGCGTGAGAGAGTTCCGATGCCCGAGTCAGGGTGAGTTGAGGAAAGAAAATTATGGCCAAATTCAGTAGACGTAAATTTCTGTCAGTTAGCGGTGGCAGCTTTGGTCTTCTTGCGACGACCGGCGGTCGTCCGAAGGCGGCCGAATCTTTGAAGCCAAAACACAGCCAATCGGCTGCCAATGCCTCAACGGTCGATGTCGCGGTTATCGGTGCCGGAGCATTTGGTGGTTGGACGGCGCTCTACTTGCGTGAGATGGGCTTATCGGTTGCGTTAATTGATGCTTACGGCCCGGGCAACGCGCGCGCGGCGTCTGGTGGTGAAACCAGACAGATCCGCGCGGGATACGGTGAACGAGAGATTTACACCCGGTGGGTGCTTGAAGCGTTTAAGCGATGGGACGCTCGGCAGGAGGAGTGGGGTGGACTCCCGTTGTTCTACCGCACTGGTCAGCTTTCACTGCAGCGGCAATGGTCGAACAACCTCAGAGCTACGCAGCGGGTTCTGAACAAACTCGGAGTCGAAAACGAAGTGATTGAGCCCGATGAACTAGCCCGACGGTATCCCCAGTTCAATCTTGATAGGATTGCGTTTGGGCACTACACACCCAGCACAGGGGTCCTAATGGCAAGGCGGGGTTGTTTCGCCGTGGCCCAAGACTTCGAGCGCAAAGGTGGTGAGTTCATCCTTGCGAAGGCTCAACCGGGACGGCACGCGGGCAGCCAGTTACAGGAGGTCACCTTGTCGACGGGACAAACCATTGCTGCCGGTCAGTTCGTGTTCGCCTGCGGGCCCTGGCTGCCAAAGGTGCTACCGACTCCGATGAAAGGTCGGTTAGCAACACCGCGACGGGTGACCTTTTGGTATGGTGTGCCAGCCGACGACAGGCGCTTCAGTTATCCGCACTGTCCCAATTTTGGAATGGCGGGTGTGTATGGGTTTCCCAGTATCGAGGGGCGGGGTCTGAAGTTTGCAACGGTCTACGATAGCATCCCGTTTGATCCGGATTCGGATGAACGACTCGTGAATGACCATGAAGTGGAGCGGGCACGCGAATTCTTGCACCAATGGTTCCCGGCGCTGCTCGACCAGCCACTGTTGGAATCTCGCGTGTGTCAGTACGAATCGAGTGTGGATGCGCATTTCATCGTTGACCAGCATCCCGACATGGAAAACGTCTGGATTGTCGGTGGGGGTTCCGGGCACGGCTACAAGCACGGCATTATGCTTGGTGATTACGTCGCGCGGCGCGTCACAGGCAAAGCGACCGATCCCGTACTAGACCGAACCTTTATACTGAAGCAGGAAACCTTTTAGGGGAACAGCGATTTCGAGACAAGGACCCGTTTGGCAATACCATTAATTGGCCGGCAAGCTATCGGACGTCCGTCTTCACGTTTTAAGAAGTCTGGGAGACAATCGCGTCAGAAACCGGTAATTAACACACACTAGTAGCCCAGGAGGCACCCATGTCCATGTATTCACGCAAAGAGTTCCTCGGCCTGAGCGCGTTGCTAGCCGGAGGTGTCGGGTGTGCTGGAGTTCCAGAGCTCGGAAATCAGGATATGACCAGCGACCATGGACAGCAGCCGGACCTTGCTGTGGTCAATGGCCGTGTGTATACGGTCGACGACGGGTTGCCACAGGCCGAAGCCTTCGCGGTCAAGAACGGTCGCTTCATGGCTGTTGGTAGCAGTGATGACATTCGAAACATGATCGGTGCGAACACCGAGGTCATCGACGCCGAAGGCATGACGATCACGCCAGGCTTCATTGATACCCATTGCCATCCGACTGGCGTGAATGAACTCTATGGCGTGAACACCAACTTAACCACGGCGGCGGATATTCAGGCGGCGATTCGCGCGAAAGTGGCCGAGACGCCACCTGGGTATTGGGTGAATGGTTTCATGTTTGACGACACGAAGGTCGTCGATGGGCCGCTGCACCGGACCCATCTCGATGATGTGGCACCAGAGCACCCGGTCAATGTGGCACACCGTGGTGGACATACCAACTGGTACAACAGTAAGGCGTTCGAACTGGCCGGGATTTCTCGCGACACCCCTGACCCCGAGGACGGGCGCTTTCAGAGAGATGCCGAGGGTAATCTGAGTGGTATGGTGGCCGAAAATGCCCGCCAAGTCTTCAACAGCGTTGGCCGCCGAGACACGTTAACTGACGAACAACAGCGGGACCGTGCGCGCGAAGGCATGGCCCACATTTCCCAACTGCTTACTGCTGCTGGGTTGACCACTGTTCATGATGCCGGGGCAAACCGAAGCAAACTGGTCGCCTATCAGGATGCCTATGCCGCCGGCCACCTCCGGCACCGTGCCTACATCATGGTCCGTGGTCCATATGAGGAACTGAGGAATGCTGGGGTCTACTCCGGTTTTGGTGACGAGTGGGTGCGGATCGGCGGGGTCAAATACACGGCTGACGGCTCGGCTTCTGAACGGACTATGCGGATGAGCACGCCATTCGAGGGTCGGCCTGACGATTACGGCATCCTCACCATGTCGCAAGAGGAGATTCACGAAGTGGTAGAGGATGCCCACCGACACAACTGGCAGATTGGCATTCACGCCAATGGTGATGTGACGATTGACATGGTCTTGAATGCCTATGAGCGAGTGTTGGAGCGGTGGCCCCGCCCTGACCCGCGGCATCGGATCGAGCATTGCACCTTGGTGAATTCAGCCCTGCTCCAGCGCATCAAGAACA encodes:
- a CDS encoding serine hydrolase domain-containing protein, which encodes MKQLMSLVAVVACLCSASATAQEVADHPEVASQIKVMDVWIQAQMKEISLPGLVIGVVHDQEVVWSQAYGQADVERNLPMQVDSIFRIASHSKLFTSIAILQLRDAGKLRLDDPITDHLPWFDIQNPYPEAEPIRVWNLLTHSAGLPRESDHPSWTEFEFPTGEDLRETVSQQQTAYPSATVWKYSNLGLSLAGAIVETVSGREYEEYVETEIMAPLGMTSSSVGVPSAAHRARLVTGYGRRWPDKPRDVMPFVDARSFDPATGLSSSVNDMLRFLSWQMRLRAEPTTEVLRANTLREMQRVHWLRENWRGGNGWGFSISHREDRDLIGHGGSYPGNRTSTQLSPTENVGVVVFTNGGDGNPGRYVNKAFEWLAPAIVRATASPTPPATADPSWTQYVGVYRSRGGERQVMVLNEELVVISPRSDDPLTGKSTLRPLGEHTFKIEGTGGGPHGELARFELDADGNVRRLYMGVNYSERVP
- a CDS encoding amidohydrolase; the protein is MSMYSRKEFLGLSALLAGGVGCAGVPELGNQDMTSDHGQQPDLAVVNGRVYTVDDGLPQAEAFAVKNGRFMAVGSSDDIRNMIGANTEVIDAEGMTITPGFIDTHCHPTGVNELYGVNTNLTTAADIQAAIRAKVAETPPGYWVNGFMFDDTKVVDGPLHRTHLDDVAPEHPVNVAHRGGHTNWYNSKAFELAGISRDTPDPEDGRFQRDAEGNLSGMVAENARQVFNSVGRRDTLTDEQQRDRAREGMAHISQLLTAAGLTTVHDAGANRSKLVAYQDAYAAGHLRHRAYIMVRGPYEELRNAGVYSGFGDEWVRIGGVKYTADGSASERTMRMSTPFEGRPDDYGILTMSQEEIHEVVEDAHRHNWQIGIHANGDVTIDMVLNAYERVLERWPRPDPRHRIEHCTLVNSALLQRIKNTGTIPTPFWTYVHFHGEKWNNYGAEKLEWMFAHRSFLDSGIQVPGASDYTPGPFEPLMAMQSMVTRKDVNGQVWGANQRVTVDEALRIATINGARASREETTKGSITVGKFADFVILERDPHVVNPDELKQIAIVRTVTGGRTVYPVMS
- a CDS encoding alpha/beta fold hydrolase, producing the protein MPSVLTLLCLLFSITLHAADTPPLQIANLGDFSLENGEVIQDATLAYRTAGTLNADRTNAILFPTWFTGNTEDLFSSDAVGAVDTSRFFLIAVDAMANGVSISPSTSAHQAQQEFPQVSIGDMVHSQHQLLTEVLGITHLHAVMGISMGGMQTYEWVTTYPDFMERAVPIVGSPRLASYDLLLWTAELTALEQALDCDCNEATARELAGMISQLALYSPDFHARQDPHDQGATLIADGRAGGMSLAIHDRVAQLHAMIGHDISTSFNGDWALTADAVTAEMLVVVGTQDHMVTPGPALEFANLTNSQTLVFNNGCGHQSFRCEQDRAFDKIRAFLNAP
- a CDS encoding FAD-dependent oxidoreductase, with the protein product MAKFSRRKFLSVSGGSFGLLATTGGRPKAAESLKPKHSQSAANASTVDVAVIGAGAFGGWTALYLREMGLSVALIDAYGPGNARAASGGETRQIRAGYGEREIYTRWVLEAFKRWDARQEEWGGLPLFYRTGQLSLQRQWSNNLRATQRVLNKLGVENEVIEPDELARRYPQFNLDRIAFGHYTPSTGVLMARRGCFAVAQDFERKGGEFILAKAQPGRHAGSQLQEVTLSTGQTIAAGQFVFACGPWLPKVLPTPMKGRLATPRRVTFWYGVPADDRRFSYPHCPNFGMAGVYGFPSIEGRGLKFATVYDSIPFDPDSDERLVNDHEVERAREFLHQWFPALLDQPLLESRVCQYESSVDAHFIVDQHPDMENVWIVGGGSGHGYKHGIMLGDYVARRVTGKATDPVLDRTFILKQETF
- a CDS encoding SAM-dependent methyltransferase codes for the protein MKADQPSATAIFVANGVWWVSNHPSLKVEVPALLGELNLQMVEHVNRGVDYRLGRALLQVKVGLMQAVVMRGFYLHFVLRKRSIENYVRQAVQQHAHQLIVIGAGFDTLSLRMAREHPELRIIEIDHPATQAWKRNALEKVIAGHSNVHLLPLDLTQQTLQQLLVSNEHYQPGVNTVFVAEGLTMYLSSKEVREILAFIKETSAPGSRFIFTYMEERRRDDFQFKFASRLVDVWLAMKGEQFTWGLGDGQLEPFLEQSDFHLLHCATHNELREELLSPANRQARLAVGENIAVAQWNQ
- a CDS encoding amidohydrolase family protein, producing MMKRHSLAVFGLVSLLVASASWGQEVSGRWHVIHAGTLLSSPGQPPARNQTLIINNDRIDRIVSGFATPESLALDNAETIDLREYFVLPGLIDMHVHLTSERGTSLPGVGAGRDVYSMNLGIRNARKTLYAGYTTVRNPGSSGWSIFALRDGIETGDLVGPRLYVAGHTIRIGTDGSSGSCYSADSCRQAVRRQIAMGADFIKVYATCSGSQPCAHELAPAVFLLDELQAVVNTAKTRELRVAAHAHTTAGINLALQAGVDSIEHASWLNDTSYQLLLESGGYIVPTLMVKDMIRNGLDRRDPATRMRLERSLVEHPRRVAEAFAAGVKIASGSDAGVVPHGRNARELEWYVDIGLSEMEAIVTATVNASALLGQSDHLGTLEPGKLADVIAVSASPLENISELLNVDFVMKAGQVYKHEN
- a CDS encoding PQQ-dependent sugar dehydrogenase, translated to MMRQIPTLLAAVLIATCTSAQTTNDPYAIPITEGHPAIEVGLVEFATIPNSDREAARMMLLVDEPSTGRLFVNDMRGLLYSVSYDGNTVTLYLDLHAPRWAVNVEASRNEQGFQSFAFHPQFNETDTPGFGKLYTLTDTSDTQPPADFTSGGGGNTHDTVLLEWTAEDPEAVTYDGGQPRELVRFEQPFRNHNGGHLAFDPVLSPSDQDFGLLYMGAADGGSGGDPLNLSQDLSSAFGKILRLDPLGSNSTNGHYGIPSTNPFANDGNPNTLGEVYALGLRNPQRFAWDPNTGNMFVADIGQNIVEEVSLVTSGGNLGWNAWEGSFAFISRRAVSLTNQRGDPQMAYPVVEYGQLDPLLQRSSAATGVHVYRSSAIPQLANLVLFGDNPSGEVFAFSADDLPTGGQGAIQRILFNNGEGPRTLLQMIQEKNTAEGQEVATRADLRLGVGPESRVFLLNKRDGMIRLVVQ